The proteins below come from a single Chitinophaga pinensis DSM 2588 genomic window:
- a CDS encoding Ig-like domain-containing protein, with the protein MKTKFFGVLSGICLMLLPILVYGQLPFSPCSPTGGKKADILGVETKYRAPGGAPPTFTIPAGTKSIVLYAASETGINNPVGDTEIIKGDEDFITINAIIDMPSQTSSGFLNYAKNTNTLGTGTNVYGWKKVSLGAVIPFASKIGDRTPDLNNVSFSITGSTLTIAENATSIHSSYHVEYLSPATNSLNPMPTVIRSMLHGSAAASTDLVIPIPAGASVISIVGKGSNTSIADLDSGNGTEEGYSNLHFLLDLDKALMNGFVTLANGGSDDRRSTYVISNKDVSTAGSLLTSGNITGDYASKNVNNGAVGIYDAEVYVSGGNLIIKREANYARDFDDSYVIEFYNRVGQGMSAEFIDSDIRTISSATYPAAGVTRSFRIPSGTNFIYFNETANAINFNNESNENPLASYAYIDLEKETATGYYYQQVGSSTGTGRREDNFAFRDVPLDSTSTKTHANTVGFKAGFPYDLSFKLTADKSQLIVTNKTGLANQSYQFLLSADFFGARPDVAFNPTNITFTKGANCNIVKAHVQICNPGSGNNNGGMPIAFYEGDPTTNANARLIYVGLIPEQIKMGDCKDFTFDLDLTGRSNLNINISMILNDNGSFVTGGVGATVGTPFTLASLSTQDPFYTECYYDNNIYSTTVNVNNCPVLNPDPDHSSGASGNYSYLNYYHAASAVGARITDTDLTITDPDGGTVASATITLSNRPNGNNEGLHLNGTLPAGITATGDSTGTIVLTGVASPADYIAAIQLIEYYNKVLTPDQTDRIILTTLNDGTENGPVATTTIKILVDPRISVSGNATVIADNTTTVNTTDGTDFGLVLAGASPVAHQFVVQNIGTGTLHLTGTPVVSITGDAGFTIAAQPGAANLEGGISTNFSVSFDPAGHAGSTYTATIQINSDDADADRAVYTYVVSILVNNLPAVSNSSLNVDEDNTLSFAATDFTNNYSDIDGAALTKIKVNTLPANGTLELNGVPVVAGDEIAAADLADITFVPNLNWNGTTSFNWVAADQYGYATTPAVMTIHVAPVNDAPVATVPTNINVTEGTPARIDGISFADVDAGSNTVTVTISVPEGTFAASLGGGVTVGVSAGALSLTGTIANINAFIAAGSVKYMTILNPSPTVLVTVNISDRGNTGSGGILQDTKTFPLTITRVNTPPTGTGDTKTTIRDIPVNGAVTGSDVDGDPLTYTKATDPAHGTVIVNAGGTYIYTPVAGYVGGDSFTITIEDGQGGSTTVTVNITVTPPPNNPPTGTGDTKTTIRNTPVDGAVTGSDADGDALTFTKATDPAHGTVVVRADGSYTYTPAAGYVGGDSFTVTIDDGHGGTTTVTANITVTPLPNNPPTGTGDTKTTIRDTPVDGAVTGADVDGDALTFTKASDPAHGTVVVRTDGTYTYTPAAGYVGGDSFTIKIDDGKGASTTVTVNITVNTPPNNPPTGTGDTKTTTRNVPVDGAVTGSDVDGDALTFTKATDPAHGTVVVRADGTYTYTPAAGYVGGDSFTVKIDDGKGGSTTVTANITVNTPANNPPTGTGDNKTTDQDVPVDGAVTGSDVDGDALTFTKATDPAHGTVVVRADGTYTYTPTTGYSGNDSFTVKIDDGKGGSITVTVNITVTPVIVPPVNTPPTGTGDNKTTDQDVQVDGAVTGADADGDALTFTKATDPAHGTVVVRADGTYTYMPATGYSGNDSFTVKIADGKGGSTTVTVNITVTPVVVPPVNTPPTGTGDNKTTDQDVPVDGAVTGSDVDGDALTFTKATDPAHGTVVVRADGTYTYTPTTGYSGNDSFTVKIDDGKGGSTTVTVNITVIPVVVPPVNTPPTGTGDNKTTDQDVPVDGAVTGSDADGDALTFTKASDPAHGTVVVRADGTYTYTPATGYSGNDSFTVKIDDGKGGSTTVTVNITVTPVVVPPVNTPPTGTGDNKTTDQDVPVDGAVRGSDADGDVLTFTKATNPAHGTVVVRADGTYTYTPAAGYSGNDSFTVKIDDGKGGSIVVAVNITVTPVVLPPVNTPPTGTGDNKTTNEDVPVDGAVTGSDADGDALTFTKATDPAHGSVVVRADGTYTYTPAAGYSGNDNFTVTIDDGNGGSITVTVNITVRPVITTPVNNPPTGFGDSKTTPESTPVSGTVTGTDSDGDALTFAKATDPAHGTVVVRADGTYTYTPAAGYSGLDNFNITISDGKGGTATVTVNINVTPVVVIEDPVALNDRGETKANTPVTVDILANDDARNSTLDKTSVEIVASPAHGTVKVNEDGTVVYTPDPGYTGDDSFTYQVKNANGQLSNAATVAVTITAAGINVPNLFTPNGDGKNDFFEIRGLNQYAENELIIVNRWGNEVYRQKGYQNNWKGDGLNEGTYYYLLRIRRNGSAEWEVMKGYVTLIRAFK; encoded by the coding sequence ATGAAGACAAAATTCTTCGGAGTTCTATCGGGCATTTGCCTGATGCTCTTACCCATCCTTGTTTACGGACAGTTGCCTTTCAGCCCCTGTAGTCCCACGGGAGGAAAGAAAGCCGATATTCTCGGTGTTGAAACCAAGTACAGGGCCCCGGGAGGAGCGCCGCCGACCTTCACCATTCCGGCAGGTACAAAGTCCATCGTCTTGTATGCTGCATCTGAAACCGGTATTAATAATCCGGTAGGAGATACAGAAATAATAAAAGGAGATGAGGACTTTATAACGATCAATGCGATCATTGACATGCCCTCGCAAACTTCTTCCGGGTTTTTGAACTACGCGAAGAATACCAATACCCTTGGGACCGGGACGAATGTATATGGATGGAAAAAAGTAAGTCTCGGCGCTGTTATCCCTTTTGCAAGTAAAATAGGTGATAGAACCCCAGACCTCAACAACGTCAGCTTCTCAATTACCGGCTCTACACTGACGATCGCAGAAAACGCTACCAGTATCCATTCTTCCTATCATGTTGAATATCTGTCTCCTGCGACAAACTCATTAAATCCGATGCCTACTGTCATTCGCAGTATGCTACATGGCTCGGCTGCTGCGAGTACTGATCTGGTCATACCGATTCCTGCGGGAGCAAGCGTTATCAGTATCGTTGGTAAAGGTAGTAATACCAGTATAGCAGACCTGGACAGCGGGAATGGAACAGAGGAAGGTTATTCCAATCTGCATTTTCTGCTGGATCTGGATAAGGCATTAATGAATGGTTTTGTTACGCTGGCAAACGGCGGCTCCGACGATAGAAGATCTACCTATGTAATTAGTAATAAGGATGTTTCCACTGCAGGTTCTCTCCTGACTTCCGGCAATATTACCGGAGACTATGCGTCAAAGAATGTCAACAATGGGGCAGTAGGTATATATGATGCAGAAGTGTATGTGAGCGGTGGTAACCTGATTATCAAACGTGAAGCCAATTATGCCCGTGACTTTGACGATTCTTATGTCATCGAGTTTTATAACAGGGTTGGGCAGGGTATGAGTGCGGAATTTATTGATTCTGATATCAGGACTATTTCCAGTGCTACCTATCCGGCAGCAGGTGTGACCAGGTCTTTCAGAATTCCTTCCGGTACGAACTTTATTTATTTCAACGAGACGGCCAACGCGATCAACTTCAACAATGAAAGTAATGAGAATCCGCTGGCTTCCTATGCATATATAGACCTTGAAAAAGAAACGGCCACCGGTTACTATTATCAGCAGGTAGGTTCTTCTACCGGTACCGGCAGACGCGAAGATAACTTTGCTTTCCGTGATGTGCCGCTGGATAGTACCAGTACCAAGACGCACGCCAATACAGTTGGTTTTAAGGCGGGTTTCCCTTATGATCTCTCCTTTAAACTGACAGCAGATAAGAGTCAGCTGATCGTTACCAATAAAACGGGCCTCGCGAATCAGTCTTACCAGTTCCTGTTATCGGCAGATTTCTTTGGTGCACGTCCGGACGTGGCCTTCAATCCAACTAATATCACCTTTACTAAAGGCGCTAACTGTAACATTGTCAAAGCACATGTACAGATCTGTAACCCGGGTTCCGGTAATAACAACGGCGGAATGCCCATTGCTTTCTACGAAGGGGATCCTACTACGAATGCGAATGCACGACTTATATATGTAGGACTGATACCGGAGCAGATCAAAATGGGAGATTGTAAGGACTTTACCTTTGACCTGGACCTGACCGGAAGAAGCAATCTGAATATTAATATCTCCATGATCCTGAACGATAACGGATCTTTTGTAACGGGTGGTGTCGGCGCAACTGTCGGTACTCCTTTTACACTGGCATCTTTAAGTACGCAGGATCCTTTCTATACCGAGTGTTACTATGATAATAATATATATAGTACCACGGTGAATGTAAATAACTGTCCGGTGTTAAACCCGGATCCAGATCACAGCTCAGGTGCGAGTGGTAATTATAGTTACCTGAACTATTACCATGCAGCGAGTGCGGTGGGCGCCAGGATCACCGATACAGACCTGACCATTACTGATCCTGATGGCGGTACTGTTGCTTCAGCGACGATTACCCTGTCCAACCGTCCGAATGGCAATAATGAAGGATTGCACCTGAATGGTACATTACCGGCGGGTATTACCGCCACAGGCGATAGTACCGGTACGATTGTACTCACTGGTGTTGCTTCTCCGGCAGATTATATTGCTGCCATTCAGCTGATCGAGTACTATAATAAAGTATTAACGCCCGATCAGACCGACCGTATTATTCTGACTACCTTAAATGATGGTACAGAGAATGGTCCGGTGGCCACAACGACCATTAAGATACTGGTAGACCCACGAATCAGCGTATCCGGTAATGCTACCGTGATTGCTGATAATACGACTACGGTGAATACAACTGACGGTACAGACTTTGGTCTGGTACTGGCAGGTGCATCGCCAGTAGCACATCAATTCGTTGTTCAGAATATCGGTACAGGTACCTTGCACCTGACAGGTACCCCGGTAGTGAGTATCACCGGTGATGCAGGATTTACGATTGCTGCACAACCAGGCGCTGCAAACCTGGAAGGTGGCATCAGCACTAATTTCAGTGTAAGTTTTGATCCGGCAGGACATGCGGGGAGTACTTATACAGCTACTATACAGATCAACAGTGACGATGCGGACGCCGACAGAGCGGTTTATACATATGTTGTAAGCATATTGGTGAATAATCTGCCTGCTGTCAGCAATAGCAGTCTGAACGTAGATGAAGATAACACCCTGTCTTTTGCAGCAACTGACTTTACTAACAACTATAGCGATATTGATGGCGCGGCACTTACCAAAATAAAGGTAAATACGCTGCCTGCCAATGGTACCCTGGAATTGAACGGTGTACCGGTTGTAGCGGGCGATGAGATTGCGGCAGCAGATCTTGCCGATATCACCTTTGTACCCAACCTCAACTGGAACGGTACAACCAGTTTCAACTGGGTAGCTGCGGATCAATATGGTTATGCGACTACTCCTGCTGTCATGACCATCCATGTGGCGCCGGTGAATGATGCCCCTGTGGCGACTGTTCCTACCAATATCAATGTAACAGAAGGAACGCCTGCAAGAATAGACGGTATTTCATTTGCGGATGTAGATGCGGGCAGTAATACGGTAACGGTAACTATATCTGTTCCGGAAGGTACTTTCGCGGCTTCTTTAGGTGGAGGTGTAACAGTGGGTGTATCTGCAGGAGCACTGTCACTGACAGGTACTATTGCGAATATCAACGCGTTTATCGCTGCTGGCAGCGTTAAATACATGACGATCCTGAATCCTTCTCCTACGGTGCTGGTGACGGTGAACATTTCCGATAGAGGCAACACGGGTAGCGGTGGCATTTTGCAGGATACGAAAACATTCCCGCTGACGATCACAAGAGTGAATACACCGCCAACGGGTACAGGAGATACAAAGACAACTATCAGAGACATCCCTGTTAATGGTGCAGTGACTGGTTCCGACGTAGATGGAGATCCGCTGACATATACAAAGGCGACAGATCCTGCACATGGTACCGTCATCGTTAATGCAGGAGGTACTTATATTTATACACCGGTAGCAGGTTATGTTGGTGGCGACAGCTTTACGATCACCATAGAGGATGGCCAGGGTGGTAGTACCACTGTAACGGTGAATATTACCGTTACGCCTCCGCCAAACAATCCGCCAACAGGTACCGGCGATACAAAGACGACTATCAGAAATACGCCGGTAGATGGCGCTGTGACCGGTTCCGATGCAGACGGCGATGCACTGACTTTTACAAAAGCAACTGATCCTGCACATGGTACCGTAGTGGTACGTGCAGATGGCTCTTATACTTATACGCCAGCAGCTGGTTATGTTGGTGGCGATAGCTTTACCGTGACGATTGATGATGGTCATGGTGGCACGACGACCGTAACAGCAAATATTACGGTGACTCCTCTGCCGAACAATCCACCGACAGGTACGGGAGATACAAAAACAACTATCAGAGATACGCCTGTAGATGGCGCTGTGACAGGTGCTGATGTGGATGGCGATGCGCTGACCTTTACGAAGGCAAGCGACCCTGCACATGGTACCGTGGTAGTGCGTACAGATGGTACTTACACTTATACACCGGCAGCAGGTTATGTAGGTGGCGACAGCTTTACTATTAAAATCGATGATGGTAAGGGAGCTAGCACTACTGTAACTGTAAATATCACGGTGAATACACCTCCAAATAATCCGCCGACAGGCACAGGCGATACAAAAACAACAACGAGAAATGTACCTGTAGATGGTGCGGTAACTGGTTCCGATGTGGATGGCGATGCGCTGACCTTTACGAAAGCGACAGATCCTGCACACGGTACGGTGGTGGTACGTGCGGATGGTACTTATACCTATACGCCGGCAGCAGGTTATGTCGGAGGCGATAGCTTTACTGTTAAAATAGATGATGGTAAGGGTGGTAGTACCACTGTAACCGCGAATATAACCGTGAATACACCGGCAAACAACCCGCCAACAGGTACAGGTGATAATAAAACAACTGACCAGGATGTACCGGTAGATGGTGCAGTGACTGGCTCCGATGTGGATGGCGATGCACTGACCTTCACAAAAGCAACCGATCCTGCACATGGTACGGTGGTCGTACGTGCCGACGGTACTTACACTTATACACCAACCACCGGTTACAGCGGTAATGACAGTTTCACGGTGAAGATTGACGATGGTAAAGGTGGCAGCATAACGGTGACAGTCAATATTACTGTAACACCAGTAATCGTGCCTCCGGTGAATACGCCGCCAACAGGTACGGGTGATAATAAAACAACCGATCAGGATGTACAGGTAGATGGCGCCGTAACTGGTGCCGATGCAGATGGCGATGCACTGACCTTCACAAAAGCAACCGACCCTGCACATGGTACCGTGGTAGTACGTGCGGATGGTACTTATACTTATATGCCGGCCACCGGTTATAGCGGCAATGACAGCTTTACGGTGAAGATCGCTGATGGTAAAGGTGGTAGTACGACAGTAACAGTGAACATTACAGTTACGCCGGTAGTCGTACCTCCGGTAAATACACCGCCGACAGGTACAGGTGATAATAAAACAACTGACCAGGATGTACCTGTAGATGGTGCGGTAACTGGCTCCGATGTGGATGGCGATGCACTGACCTTCACAAAAGCAACCGATCCTGCACATGGTACGGTGGTCGTACGTGCCGACGGTACTTACACTTATACACCAACCACCGGTTACAGTGGTAACGACAGTTTCACGGTGAAGATAGATGATGGTAAAGGTGGCAGCACAACAGTGACAGTCAATATTACAGTAATACCAGTAGTCGTGCCTCCGGTGAATACACCACCAACAGGTACGGGTGATAATAAAACAACAGATCAGGATGTACCGGTAGATGGCGCCGTAACTGGTTCCGATGCAGATGGCGATGCACTGACCTTCACAAAAGCAAGCGACCCAGCACATGGTACGGTGGTCGTACGTGCGGATGGTACTTATACTTATACACCGGCCACCGGTTATAGCGGTAACGACAGCTTTACGGTGAAGATTGACGATGGTAAAGGTGGTAGTACAACAGTGACAGTAAATATTACGGTAACACCAGTAGTGGTACCTCCGGTAAATACACCACCAACAGGTACAGGTGATAATAAAACAACAGATCAGGATGTGCCGGTAGATGGCGCTGTAAGAGGCTCCGATGCAGATGGTGATGTACTGACCTTTACAAAAGCAACAAATCCAGCACATGGTACCGTGGTAGTACGTGCGGATGGTACTTATACTTATACGCCGGCAGCTGGTTATAGCGGTAACGACAGCTTTACGGTGAAGATCGACGATGGTAAGGGTGGTAGCATTGTAGTAGCGGTGAACATTACCGTTACGCCGGTAGTCTTACCTCCGGTAAACACACCGCCGACTGGTACAGGTGATAACAAGACCACTAACGAGGATGTACCTGTAGATGGCGCCGTAACTGGTTCCGATGCAGATGGCGATGCGCTGACCTTTACAAAAGCCACAGATCCTGCGCATGGTAGCGTCGTAGTACGTGCGGATGGCACCTATACTTATACGCCGGCAGCGGGCTACAGTGGTAATGACAACTTTACTGTTACAATCGACGATGGCAATGGTGGCAGCATCACCGTGACGGTGAATATTACTGTCAGACCGGTTATTACTACACCGGTGAACAATCCGCCGACTGGTTTTGGTGATTCTAAAACGACGCCGGAAAGCACGCCTGTAAGTGGTACTGTAACCGGTACTGATTCTGATGGTGATGCACTGACCTTTGCGAAAGCTACAGATCCTGCACACGGTACTGTTGTAGTGCGTGCGGATGGTACTTATACTTATACACCGGCAGCAGGTTACAGCGGATTGGATAACTTCAATATCACCATCAGCGATGGTAAAGGTGGCACCGCAACTGTGACGGTGAACATCAATGTAACGCCGGTAGTAGTGATTGAAGATCCGGTGGCACTGAATGACAGGGGTGAAACAAAAGCCAATACACCTGTAACGGTTGATATACTGGCAAACGATGATGCCCGTAATTCTACACTGGATAAAACATCTGTTGAGATTGTCGCATCACCTGCACACGGCACGGTGAAAGTAAACGAAGATGGTACTGTGGTGTACACGCCTGATCCGGGGTATACCGGTGATGATAGCTTCACTTACCAGGTGAAGAACGCAAATGGTCAGCTGAGTAATGCAGCCACCGTTGCGGTAACAATCACAGCAGCCGGTATCAATGTACCGAATCTCTTTACACCAAATGGCGATGGTAAGAATGACTTCTTTGAAATACGCGGTCTGAACCAGTATGCAGAGAATGAGCTGATTATTGTCAACCGCTGGGGTAATGAAGTGTACAGACAAAAAGGATATCAGAATAACTGGAAAGGTGACGGACTGAATGAAGGAACCTATTACTATCTGTTGCGCATAAGACGAAACGGTAGTGCAGAATGGGAAGTGATGAAAGGATACGTTACACTGATCAGGGCTTTCAAATAA
- a CDS encoding calcineurin-like phosphoesterase C-terminal domain-containing protein: MTLNRRKFLKNLGITGSLLTVPSVMLNAKPLFGRGNIDLSNVTLKGRVQSNGKGISGVPVTDGINIVLTDKNGDYVLQSNGTAEFVYISVPSGYAFPEEKGIANFFRPLSKGNPVIKNDFSLEKLKVDDRKHAFVVWADPQMKSKKDVELLMSQSVPDLQALVKSYPKDLLIHGIGCGDLVWDEFELFADYKEAVGKTGIPFFNVIGNHDMDNEARTDDGSSNTFKKQFGPTYYSYNRGDIHYIVLDDVFFLGAAKNYIGYITENQLQWLDQDLAHVKPGSTIVLSTHIPTFTGQQRRNGKPEEVGGGTVANRKQLYKMLAPYKVHIMSGHTHFNDNWEEGDIMEHNHGTVCGAWWTGPICGDGTPSGYGVYEVDGTDIKWYYKSTGLPKETQLRIYPKGKVKESPDEISANVWNWDSKWKVEWYEDGLLKGPMEHRVAYDPWAVELYLGPQLPKKHKFVEPTLNDHMFFAKPSPDAKKITVKATDRFGNIYEESI; the protein is encoded by the coding sequence ATGACGCTTAACAGAAGAAAATTCTTAAAGAATCTTGGTATTACCGGTTCACTGCTGACGGTGCCTTCGGTAATGCTGAACGCAAAGCCATTATTCGGAAGAGGAAACATCGATCTTTCCAACGTTACATTAAAGGGAAGGGTACAGAGCAACGGCAAGGGGATCTCCGGTGTACCGGTAACTGACGGTATCAATATCGTGCTGACGGACAAAAACGGCGACTATGTGCTGCAGAGCAACGGCACAGCTGAATTCGTATATATCAGCGTACCATCAGGATATGCATTCCCGGAAGAAAAGGGAATTGCCAACTTCTTCAGGCCACTGAGCAAGGGTAATCCTGTTATCAAAAACGACTTCAGCCTGGAGAAACTGAAGGTGGATGACCGTAAACATGCTTTTGTTGTGTGGGCCGATCCGCAGATGAAATCGAAGAAAGATGTGGAGTTGTTAATGAGTCAGTCAGTGCCTGACCTGCAGGCGCTGGTGAAATCTTATCCGAAGGACCTGCTGATCCATGGTATCGGCTGTGGGGACCTGGTATGGGATGAATTTGAACTGTTTGCAGATTATAAAGAAGCGGTGGGTAAAACCGGTATTCCTTTCTTTAATGTGATCGGTAATCATGATATGGACAATGAAGCCCGTACAGATGATGGTTCCTCCAACACGTTCAAGAAACAGTTCGGACCAACCTATTATTCTTACAACAGGGGAGACATCCATTACATCGTTCTGGATGACGTATTCTTCCTGGGCGCTGCGAAAAACTATATCGGCTATATTACTGAAAATCAGTTACAATGGCTGGATCAGGATTTGGCGCATGTAAAACCAGGCAGCACCATCGTATTGAGTACACATATTCCGACCTTTACCGGACAGCAGAGAAGAAATGGTAAACCGGAAGAAGTAGGCGGCGGTACAGTAGCGAACAGAAAGCAGCTGTATAAGATGCTGGCTCCTTATAAGGTGCATATCATGAGCGGACATACGCACTTCAATGATAACTGGGAAGAAGGAGACATTATGGAGCACAACCATGGTACCGTATGTGGCGCCTGGTGGACGGGTCCTATCTGTGGCGATGGTACGCCAAGCGGTTACGGCGTGTATGAGGTAGACGGTACTGATATCAAATGGTATTATAAATCAACCGGTTTGCCAAAAGAAACACAGCTCCGTATCTATCCGAAAGGAAAAGTAAAAGAATCGCCCGATGAAATCTCTGCTAACGTATGGAACTGGGATAGCAAGTGGAAAGTAGAATGGTATGAGGACGGCCTATTAAAAGGCCCTATGGAGCACCGCGTAGCCTACGACCCGTGGGCTGTGGAACTCTATCTCGGACCACAGTTGCCTAAGAAGCACAAGTTCGTGGAGCCTACTCTCAATGATCACATGTTCTTCGCAAAACCTTCTCCTGATGCTAAAAAGATCACGGTGAAGGCGACCGACAGGTTCGGTAATATTTACGAAGAAAGCATCTGA
- a CDS encoding DUF5689 domain-containing protein: MKKIFIYTFLLSSLISSWGCEKETYPGAQISPYVAIFDVRNLYRGQDLVLNNDNLKGGHSLAAMVVSDHSGGNLPEGLLVVQDARRLSTLRGISIPLGADATSFVPGDSVIIHIDGKTLSRVNGILEIKGVSKGDIQKVSSDNVIPINRVTIGQMQTNPDAYESVLSVIVKGTFDPLPQPTDVLAGDKTLNDGFGDIILHTEAGAAFANNAAFVNANYFGIAFNSEVKEGQLIPQFRVRTGSDVRELSSQIQVAPVLITGFMSDVAGGDGNYEYVQLMATTDIDFAQTPYAVVVTNNANASTPTGYPSNGWATGNMRTYKFSLSTGTAKKGTFFYVGGAGKLINGSGSTNISSSNWIRAFDYTKNDGDGFGLKTGGLFANSGNASGVAVFKDSAVTASSTPVDVIFIATGGSLYSGNKGYRIASTDFYDIVNPITMAQQPFYRQGSNTLSLVYNTADLGYFNMLGGVYNPALGKWVRARAQNNRLLTKSSPLSDIEGEGATVLK; encoded by the coding sequence ATGAAAAAGATATTCATCTATACTTTCTTATTATCCTCACTCATCTCTTCATGGGGATGTGAAAAGGAGACTTATCCAGGCGCACAGATAAGTCCTTATGTCGCCATATTTGACGTAAGAAACCTGTACAGAGGTCAGGACCTGGTACTGAACAATGACAATCTGAAAGGTGGTCATAGTCTGGCTGCAATGGTTGTATCTGACCATTCCGGCGGTAACCTGCCGGAGGGACTGCTGGTGGTGCAGGATGCCCGTCGCCTGTCGACACTGCGTGGTATTTCCATTCCTTTAGGAGCAGATGCAACGTCTTTTGTACCTGGTGATTCCGTGATCATCCACATTGACGGGAAGACCCTGTCGAGAGTGAACGGTATCCTGGAGATCAAAGGCGTTAGCAAGGGCGATATCCAGAAGGTATCGTCTGATAATGTGATTCCCATCAACCGTGTGACGATCGGTCAGATGCAGACCAATCCGGATGCATACGAGAGTGTGTTGTCAGTAATCGTGAAAGGTACTTTTGATCCGCTTCCGCAGCCAACGGATGTTTTGGCAGGGGATAAGACACTGAACGATGGTTTTGGTGATATTATCCTGCATACAGAAGCAGGTGCTGCATTTGCAAACAATGCTGCTTTTGTGAACGCCAACTATTTCGGGATTGCCTTCAATTCGGAAGTGAAAGAAGGACAGCTGATCCCACAGTTCAGGGTGCGTACCGGCAGCGATGTAAGGGAACTGAGTTCACAGATCCAGGTAGCGCCGGTACTGATTACTGGTTTCATGAGCGATGTGGCCGGTGGTGATGGTAACTACGAATATGTGCAGCTGATGGCGACGACCGACATTGATTTTGCACAAACGCCGTATGCAGTAGTCGTAACCAATAACGCCAATGCCTCGACGCCAACCGGCTATCCTTCTAACGGATGGGCCACCGGTAACATGCGTACCTATAAATTCAGTCTGAGTACAGGTACTGCGAAGAAGGGCACTTTCTTCTATGTGGGGGGCGCCGGTAAACTGATCAATGGTTCCGGTTCTACCAATATAAGCAGCTCTAACTGGATCAGGGCATTCGACTATACCAAGAATGACGGTGACGGATTTGGTCTGAAAACAGGCGGTCTGTTTGCCAACAGTGGTAACGCATCCGGTGTGGCGGTCTTCAAAGATTCTGCGGTTACTGCCAGCTCTACGCCGGTGGATGTGATCTTTATTGCTACCGGTGGTAGTCTCTACTCCGGCAACAAAGGATACCGTATTGCCAGTACAGATTTTTATGATATCGTGAACCCGATTACGATGGCACAGCAGCCATTCTACAGACAAGGGTCCAATACCCTGAGTCTGGTGTACAACACGGCTGACCTGGGTTATTTCAATATGCTGGGAGGTGTGTACAATCCGGCGCTGGGTAAATGGGTAAGAGCAAGGGCGCAGAACAACAGACTGCTGACCAAGAGCTCTCCATTATCAGATATCGAAGGAGAAGGAGCTACAGTTCTCAAATAA